One Halobacterium zhouii genomic region harbors:
- a CDS encoding 30S ribosomal protein S9, whose protein sequence is MVTNTSGKKKTAVARATVSDGKGRVRINSTPVELVDPEMSRLKMLEPFRIAGDDLRDDVDVDIDVSGGGFAGQADAARTAIARGLVEHLNDAELRDSFMEFDRSLLVNDVRQRESKKWGGPGARARYQKSYR, encoded by the coding sequence ATGGTAACCAACACGTCCGGTAAGAAGAAGACGGCCGTCGCTCGCGCCACCGTGAGCGACGGGAAGGGTCGCGTGCGAATCAATTCCACGCCCGTCGAACTCGTCGACCCCGAGATGTCTCGCCTCAAGATGCTGGAGCCGTTCCGCATCGCTGGCGACGACCTCCGGGACGACGTCGACGTCGACATCGACGTCTCCGGTGGCGGGTTCGCGGGGCAGGCTGACGCCGCCCGCACCGCCATCGCGCGCGGACTGGTCGAACACCTCAACGACGCGGAGCTCCGCGACTCGTTCATGGAGTTCGACCGCAGTCTGCTCGTCAACGACGTTCGACAGCGTGAGTCCAAGAAGTGGGGCGGTCCCGGCGCTCGGGCCCGCTACCAGAAGTCCTACCGCTGA
- the eno gene encoding phosphopyruvate hydratase, with the protein MTRIESVRFRPILDSRGNKTVEAEVTTESGGFGRAAAPSGASTGEYEAIELPVEDAIAAARERAAPRLEGREFAGDQRGVDAALRAADGTENFSEIGANSAVAVSMAAAKAAADVLGVNLYQHLGGAFRGRNFPVPLGNVVGGGAHAEDATAIQEFLAAPVGAPSVRQAVFANAAVHRRVGELLSERDIPAAKGDEGAWAPSIGDDAAFDLVDEAVSDVSEGFGFEIRFGLDVAAAECYEDGQYVFGDETRSTAEQIDYVAGLVDEYDLAYVEDPLDEDDFEGFAELTERVGDDTLVCGDDLFVTNTERLRTGIEEGAANSILVKPNQIGTLSDAFDAIELATSNGYDAVVSHRSGETEDTTIAHLAVATDAAFIKTGAVGGERTAKLNELIRIADDA; encoded by the coding sequence ATGACGCGCATCGAGTCCGTCCGTTTCCGCCCGATCCTCGACTCCCGCGGCAACAAGACCGTGGAGGCCGAGGTGACGACCGAGAGCGGTGGATTCGGTCGTGCTGCCGCCCCGTCCGGGGCGAGCACGGGTGAGTACGAGGCCATCGAACTCCCAGTCGAGGACGCCATCGCGGCGGCCCGCGAGCGCGCGGCGCCGCGCCTCGAAGGCAGGGAGTTCGCGGGCGACCAGCGCGGCGTCGACGCCGCGTTGCGCGCCGCCGACGGCACGGAGAACTTCTCCGAAATCGGCGCGAACAGCGCCGTCGCCGTCAGCATGGCCGCGGCGAAGGCCGCAGCGGACGTACTCGGTGTGAACCTCTACCAGCATCTCGGCGGCGCGTTCCGCGGCCGGAACTTCCCGGTTCCGCTCGGGAACGTCGTCGGCGGCGGCGCACACGCCGAGGACGCCACCGCAATCCAGGAGTTCCTCGCGGCCCCCGTCGGCGCGCCGAGCGTCCGGCAGGCCGTGTTCGCCAACGCCGCCGTCCACCGGCGCGTCGGCGAACTCCTCTCCGAGCGCGATATTCCCGCGGCGAAGGGAGACGAGGGCGCGTGGGCGCCGTCGATCGGCGACGACGCCGCGTTCGACCTCGTCGACGAGGCCGTCTCGGACGTCTCCGAGGGCTTCGGCTTCGAGATCCGATTCGGACTCGACGTTGCCGCCGCGGAGTGCTACGAGGACGGGCAGTACGTCTTCGGCGACGAGACGCGCTCCACGGCCGAGCAGATCGACTACGTCGCCGGCCTCGTCGACGAGTACGACCTCGCGTACGTCGAGGACCCACTGGACGAGGACGACTTCGAGGGCTTCGCCGAGTTGACCGAGCGAGTCGGCGACGACACTCTGGTCTGTGGTGACGACCTGTTCGTCACGAACACGGAACGCCTCCGCACGGGCATCGAGGAGGGCGCGGCCAACAGCATCCTCGTGAAGCCCAACCAGATCGGGACGCTCTCGGACGCCTTCGACGCCATCGAACTCGCGACCTCGAACGGCTACGACGCCGTGGTCTCACATCGCAGCGGTGAGACCGAGGACACGACCATCGCACACCTCGCCGTCGCGACCGACGCCGCGTTCATCAAGACCGGCGCGGTCGGCGGCGAGCGAACCGCCAAGCTGAACGAACTCATCCGCATCGCGGACGACGCATGA
- a CDS encoding 50S ribosomal protein L13 has product MSLAEFDADVVVDARDCILGRVSSNVAQRALDGETVAVVNAENAIITGTKEDVFGTYNKRAELGSDRGPYYPKRPDRIFKRSIRGMLPYKQDRGREAFENVRVYVGNPTEDDGEILDGTSLDRLSNIRFVTLGEVSEELGANVTW; this is encoded by the coding sequence ATGAGCCTCGCAGAGTTCGACGCCGACGTGGTCGTCGACGCGCGAGACTGCATCCTGGGTCGCGTCTCGAGCAACGTCGCTCAGCGCGCCCTCGACGGAGAGACGGTCGCCGTGGTGAACGCCGAGAACGCGATCATCACTGGCACGAAAGAGGACGTCTTCGGGACGTACAACAAGCGAGCGGAGCTCGGCTCCGACCGCGGCCCGTACTACCCGAAGCGCCCCGACCGCATCTTCAAGCGCTCGATCCGCGGGATGCTTCCGTACAAGCAGGACCGCGGCCGCGAGGCGTTCGAGAACGTCCGCGTCTACGTCGGCAACCCGACCGAGGACGACGGCGAGATCCTCGACGGCACCTCGCTGGACCGACTCTCGAACATCCGCTTCGTCACCCTCGGCGAAGTCTCCGAAGAACTGGGGGCTAACGTCACATGGTAA
- a CDS encoding DNA-directed RNA polymerase subunit K: MTETQHFNRYEKARIIGARALQVSYGAPVLVDTDQTEPILIAAEEYDANALPFTVRRGN, from the coding sequence ATGACCGAGACACAACACTTCAACCGGTACGAGAAGGCTCGCATCATCGGTGCTCGAGCGCTGCAGGTGTCTTACGGGGCACCGGTACTGGTCGACACCGACCAGACCGAACCCATCCTCATCGCGGCCGAGGAGTACGACGCGAACGCGCTCCCGTTCACGGTTCGGAGGGGGAACTGA
- a CDS encoding DNA-directed RNA polymerase subunit N: MMVPVRCFTCGNVVGEYWEEFEARAATMDGDEDPADVLDDLGVDRHCCRRMLVSHQDLVDVVAPYQ, from the coding sequence ATGATGGTACCAGTCCGGTGTTTCACGTGCGGCAACGTCGTCGGTGAGTACTGGGAGGAGTTCGAGGCCCGCGCCGCGACGATGGACGGCGACGAGGATCCGGCGGACGTGCTGGACGACCTCGGCGTCGACCGGCACTGCTGCCGGCGGATGCTCGTCTCCCACCAGGACCTCGTGGACGTGGTCGCTCCCTACCAGTGA
- the rpsB gene encoding 30S ribosomal protein S2, with amino-acid sequence MSENESDTEAELEDAPEDAQDAPATEEGAESDAQTDEQTNEQAETTTEEPDPAAAADEDVMSDEDADLLIPVEDYLGAGVHIGTQQKTSDMERFIHRVRTDGLYVLDVSKTDQRIRTAANFLANYDPEQILVTSSRQYGRFPAEKFAEAVGARARTGRFIPGTLTNPQYEGYIEPDVLVVTDPIGDSQAVKEAITVGIPVIAMCDSNNATSNVDLVVPTNNKGRRALSVVYWLLANETLDRRGAEPTYALDDFESGL; translated from the coding sequence ATGAGCGAGAACGAATCCGACACAGAGGCGGAACTCGAGGACGCCCCCGAGGACGCGCAGGACGCGCCTGCCACCGAGGAGGGCGCCGAGAGCGACGCCCAGACTGACGAACAGACGAACGAACAAGCCGAGACGACGACCGAGGAGCCCGACCCGGCCGCGGCGGCCGACGAGGACGTGATGTCCGACGAGGACGCCGACCTCCTCATCCCCGTCGAGGACTACCTCGGTGCCGGTGTCCACATCGGTACCCAGCAGAAGACCAGCGACATGGAGCGGTTCATTCACCGCGTCCGGACCGACGGTCTGTACGTCCTCGACGTCTCGAAGACCGACCAGCGCATCCGCACGGCAGCGAACTTCCTGGCGAACTACGACCCGGAGCAGATCCTGGTCACGAGTTCCCGCCAGTACGGCCGCTTCCCCGCGGAGAAGTTCGCGGAAGCCGTCGGCGCTCGCGCACGCACGGGTCGATTCATCCCGGGCACCCTCACGAACCCGCAGTACGAGGGCTACATCGAGCCTGATGTCCTCGTCGTCACCGACCCCATCGGTGACTCGCAGGCCGTCAAGGAAGCCATCACGGTCGGTATCCCCGTGATTGCGATGTGTGACTCCAACAACGCCACCTCGAACGTGGACCTCGTCGTCCCGACGAACAACAAGGGACGCCGCGCGCTCTCGGTGGTCTACTGGCTGCTCGCCAACGAGACGCTCGACCGTCGTGGCGCCGAGCCGACGTACGCTCTCGACGACTTCGAGAGCGGCCTGTAG